The window CGTGAGCGGGTCCATTGTGGAGGCGAGCTCGGTCCAGAGCTTGACCAGGGTCATCTTCTTGTCGTtggccttctttctttttttaaggctGTTTCTAGACCTGGAAAGAGGAGTGAAGCCCGGTGGAAATGAGCAGGACAAAGACAACCCTCGACCAATGTCCGGGATCATGAAATGATTCCGAGTCAAGCATGGGAGAATCTCCCACGTTGCCGGATCGGATGgatcgaatttttaaataaacgCGATCGCGTCATTGATGCAGCGGAGTAGAAGGTTTTGCATGTGCCAGATTTCCGAATCTGGTAAACGACTTCTCCGACAGGGGACTGACTCCGAAACAGGAACTGGGAAATCGCCTGGAAAGAttctacctaatattttctcaagatgTTGGCCTGAGGGCGGCCGTTGACCGGTGCTTTGGCCCCGGTCGAACACTATTCGGCCGACGCATCGATCTTGCTTGTGCAGAAGCATGCAACTGAGTACATTTAAATCGGTAAATTGTTCCAAAGTGGGATAGCAAACGAGGTCACAGGGATCGTAAAGGATCTCGTGAACTCCCATTTCCTAAACTTGAGTTGGAAAGAGACGTGTTCCgacatttttctctcttttttatttccctcCAAGCAAAGAAAACGACAGACTGCGGCATTGACCCGGCGTCAACTCGGTCAACGTACGTCACTCTCCTTCACTTCACTCAATTTCTGTTGCTCTTCTTTCTCAGTCATTGCGCTAGCTGCCGGtgcttctgctgctgctgctttttcttcttcttcttcttcttccgattTCTTCCTGGCGTCCTCTTTCGCCTTCTCGAGCGCTTCGATCAATCCCTCCAAGCAAGCCTCCTCGTCCTCGTCGTCCGACTTGGGCATCAAGTTCTCCGCCACGTCTGCCGGAGTCATCTTCGTCTCCTCCAGCAACCGCCTCACCGTCGCAAACAGTGGGTGCGACTCGACGTCCAGGTAATTCCTCACGAGCACCTTGAACGACTCGTAGCAGCAGTACGACATCTCGATATGCTTGTCCATCCTCCCTCTCCTGATTAGGGCCGGGTCGAGCTTCTCCACGTAGTTGGTCGTGAACACGATGATCCTCTCGCCCCCGCACGCCGACCATAGCCCGTCGATGAAGTTCAGGAGCCCTGAGAGGGTGACCTTGCTGTCCTTGCTCTCGTTCCCACCTTTCACCATTCTCTTGACAGGATCCGCTTTCTCTTCATCCTCGTCTTTCtcttgcttctttgtcttcctctGGCCAGTCAGGTCGAGGGAGCAGTCAATGTCCTCGATCACTATGATCGACTTCGCAGACGTCTCGATCAGCAGCTTCCTCAGCTCCGTGTTGTCCTTGACTGTGGTCAGCTCTAGGTCGTACACATCGTAGTTGAGGAAATTGGCCATCGCGGCAATCATCGTGGACTTGCCAGTCCCTGGCGGGCCGTAGAGAAGGTAGCCACGTTTCCACGCCTTGCCGATCCGCGCATAGTACTCCTTCGCTTGCTGGAACTTGAGGAGGTCGTTCATGATCTGCCTCTTCTTGCTAGGCTCCATGGCCAGGGTGTCGAAAGTCGCGGGGTGCTCAAACACCACGTGGCTCCACTTGCTCGCCTTGTAGTGGCCCCAGTTCGAGCTTGGGTTGTTGGTGAAGAGCTTCCGCTGCCGGTTGTCGGCCGCCACAGCCTTCCCCTTTTCCAGGACGTGCTTTATGTAAGAGCCGGTGATCAAGTCCCTATGGCTCCGGTGGAAGGTCAGCCTATAAAACCTGGTGGCAAAAGCAATGACCCATTGGTTTTGCTTGTTAGATCAGAGTCAGGAGAGTGTAGGCAAGAATTTCATCATTAGAGAAACAATACTAATTTCACTACATGAACAAAGTGAACGGATTTTTCAATCTCTGATTAAATTAAACCGCGTCGACGAACATTTACCCAGAAGAGACGCGACCCTGTCTTTCGAATTGTGGAAATTAACATGTTGACGATAACCGAAGTGCAGCGAGACAGATGCTAATGAACTGGTAATTCCAACAAACACAGGTGTGTACCTTCTATCTTCAGGTGAAGGGTATACGGAAAACGTGGGCTTCTGGGAGACGATCAGGTTCGACGACCACCAGAGCTTGACCCCTTCGAATTCGTCGACGACCTCCTCGTTCTCGTCCATGCTTAGGACCAGCGACTGGCTGTCCTTGACGGACTCGGCCTTGAGCCGCTTGGCCCTAGCTGAAGCGCTCGTGCTCAGGTAGTTCTGGATCGCAGAGTAGGCCTCGCACCGCTCGAGCCGCTCGCCTGCGAACTCCGGGAATGTGATCTGGATGTATGGGTAGACATGGCCCACGGCCTTGTGCGCGTAGGCCTCTATGTGCATGCGGAGGTGGGGAGGGAAGTATTGCTTGAACACCGCCCAGGCGAACATCAGCCCGGCCAGCACCGACCCGAGGTGAGACCACGTTTCGAACGCGGTCATCGTGGTTTCACTTCgtctttttctctcttgttgaagatgaagaggaagttCCAACTTTGTCGATGTTTGCTTCAATTGTTACGGGGAGGCTTGTAATTTATATGGAGCGATGAGGAAGCTACCTGCTCATGCACGTGAAATTTCACCCACCACTCCTCAGAGGTGTTTTGGTGGTCAAACCTTTCGTGATTTAGATCTAGATCTGAAAGcttgtttaatttatttttgatgtCTCTATACAATAATCATGTTGAGGATACCGAACTTAGGTGCATGCAGCCATAGTTATTGGAGAAGGAGATCACAGTATGTGTGGATCGCTAATGATCGGCTGTCATTCATTCTGTTTTGATTCTGAGACAAATTTGTTCCTGTGAGGTGAGAGTATGTTTGTGTTTATCATTTCAGTttgtattttattattctactttgctttttgagatttattttattttgaatattttatttgccGTATGAGTAAAATATGTACTTTCGGAAAAGATATTGCCGAAGCACGTTCATCTCCAGCTCAGAGTCTGCAAATAATTTCGGAGGATCCAAGGCAAACTTGAAGTCGACACGGATTGCGAGGACCATCGCATGCAAATAATTTGGGAGGATTCAAGGCAAACTTGAAGTCAACACGGATTGTGAGGACCATCGCATGATGTCATGTATCTGATGTCATACAGAGGGCGTACGATTACAATTGTGTTTTGATAACTTTTGTCGTTTACTTTCTAAATATTTATAAGTTGATtctgacccccaaaaaaaaaaaaaaaactttttaaattgacgtaactattttattatttgcatGTTTCGATAAATCTTAAGGTTTAATATATTCTTTGCATTTTCAAAGGAAGCAAAAGTACTTTGTAGagaagcaaaaattatttttaaattgacaCATAGGCTAAAAAATTTTGAGATATGTTAACGGGACCAAATTTAGACTATCTTAATAATCTCTCAAGTAAAAATGTATAATTTCCGATATgcacttttaatatttttttaatgctaGAAACAATGAAATGGATTTACTAGTGATGGTCCAAAAGAAGTGGAACTCCCCACAACGGCACATATGTCATTTTGGCTAGAATCAAGGACATTTGGTGGTTTTATCTGATTCGGAGCAAATTACTAGAGTCTCCTTCGGAACACATATCGTTTTCCTTTCTCCATTCGATCTGCTCTTGTATTCAATACGCTTTCGCGTACTACCAGCAGATCACAAGATATGTTTTGGAAAATGACCAAGAATGTTATtagagaactaaaaatttagagTTATCAAATTTTAACGATGGTGcaagaaagaaacaatttctaaagaAAGATAGTTGCAAAATTTAGTACTCAAATCGTTTCTGCTAACAAATACTTGAATTAAGAGGCACAAACTGCGCATTTGTGAAGTACATGATTATGAGTGACCTATTGAAATGCTACTATGTAATTGCGATACATATTAGGAAAATTTAGTGTGAGTCAAAATTGTATTTTAGCTTAAATGTATAGTTTTGAGGACTTACTACTTGTCaagataaaaattttaccaagcATTTTTACTAGCACGGGAtgcgtaaaaaaaaattggttaatATGGTTGTAATCTCTGGGAAAACTTcccaatcattttcatttgcagGATGCGACTAGCTGGTTTTTTGCTTTAGCTTTTCTCCGTTTGAATTCTTtacttttttcatttccttattcatttctttccaatcactagaacaaaaaataatcataacaGCACAAACACATTAGCGTTGccgaagaaaaaaaggggaaaaattttcaaaatataaaaaatagaaggaaTGTAAAGCCTAGAAAGCAAGAAATCCCTAAACTATTTGACAATTATACTGATTTTTCGTAAATTACGATTTTATTAAATACGTtatgattaatttaaaatttatttatgggCTTTTCATAGAtcttttagtcaaaatttgagGTTAAAGTTGATTCTGGGCATGCCAGCGGGGCTATTTGGTGCCGTTCTCTCGCAACACTTTTAGTCGTGAATAGGAGCATTGCAGCTTTTACATGGTGTTAAGGATTCACCGCACAACTGCAACGCCTCTAGAGCTGgagcattttaattatattggttttttggaattttcttttaggCCAATGTCCCACCAATATTAGTTGTTGCAGTTCTAGAACATGAATTTTCAAGCACACAAATCACAATCGGGATATAGTTCAGCCATAGGTATATCGAATGGGCAAATGCTCCAATAATTGATCCCGGCGCATGGTTTAACACTACACATTTGTGATACTTTTCAAGGCAGTGggagaaaaaatcaaaagtatggATCAAATAACCACGCTTCACTTTATGTCAATTTTAGATCTAAGAGTTTTGGCGAATATTTCGTAAGTCCAAACTTTATTTGTCTGAGACCATcaacaaattttcaattattgtcCGATTAAATCCCAAATAAAACATATTTTTTAGGTGTATTATctcctcacaaaaaaaaaaagacctatATTGTAAATTgctcaaaacaaaagaagagtaaaTTTATTCTCTATATAGTAATGGAGAGAAGGATTTTGCTAGCATAATAATCTTTGAGCTACTGTGAAAATAACAGTTTGTTACGAATCACAAATTCTTAAATAAATGAAccccacaacaatttataattatttgttatttgatttttttataatttaaaatagaTTACTATTCTAATAGTAGATTATAGACgggccaattccataaaaaattacGAATTTTAGGTGTTGTCCTAAATttggcccgaactttattttgtctaaaaaaaaaagcaccaactttcaCTCGTGTCCCAAATCTAGCCCTCCGTTAACTCTCATTCCACAGACATCCGACGTGGCATTTCCACTCGAAGTCTATTTGAAGATGAATGAAATAAGTCTATTACAAATAGGCTTTACATCTCTTTTTAACTACAAGATGCACACGCTTTTAATATCTTGCTTTAAGGCAATGTAATCTTTTGCTTCCAACCCAACTTCTGACATTGAAAACAACTTGccaattgttaattgatctaatgGCCCTAGCTATGTGCCTCGTCCCTTGAACCGAAGCTGctgaattatttttcccatAAGAATCATCTGTAAAGTTCACCTCATTGGAGGGCAGACTTAAATTTAACAATTAACAATTGGCAAGCTGTTTTCGTTCTTTTGGGTCTCATTCTTAAATTTAATGCCATGTCGGATGACTGTGAAATGAGGGTGAACGGagggccagatttgggacacgagtgaaagtttgtgctttttttttagacaaaataaagttcgggctaGATTTGGGATAACACCTAAAGTTCATgcttttttagacaaaataaagtccGGGCCGGATTTGGAAAAATACCTAAAGTTcgttttttatggaattggcccGATTATAGACTGTCACGCAATcatttctctaaaaaaaaattactgtcATGCATGAATCACAAGAAACACTTCGATTTGGTCAATGGACACCTTTCTATTTCACTTCTTTAGCACATCTTCTCCCTCCATTTTCTTGGTCTCCTTCGCTCAATTTCTGTTGCCCTTCTTTCTCAACCATTGCTGGAGCTGCAGTTGcttttgctgctgctgcttcttgtttttcttctgatTTCTTCCTGGTGTCCTCTTTCGCCTTCTCCAGCGCTTCGATCAACCCCTCCAAGCAAGCCTCCTCATTCTCATCATCCGACTTGGGCATCAAGTTCTCCGCCATATCCGCTGGAGTCATCTTCGTCTCCTCCAGCAACTGCCTTACCATCGCGAACTGCAGGTGCAACTCGACCCCCAAGTAATTCCTTGCGAGCACCTTGAACCACTTGAAGCAGCAGTACGACATCTCGATGTGCTTGTCCATTCTCCCTCTCCTGATTAGGGCTAGGTCGAGCTTCTCCACAAAGTTCATTGCAAACACGATGATCCTATCGTCCCCGCATGCCGATTACAGCCCATCGATGAAGTTCACGGGCCCTGAGAGCGTGACCTTTCTGTCCTTGCTCCCCTACCTATCGCCATTTTCTTGACAAGATCCGCTATCTCTTCATCATCGtctttctcttgcttcttcatcttcatctggCCAATCAGGTCGAGGGAACAGTCAATGTCCTCGATCACTGTGATTGACTTCGCAGAACTCTCGATCAGCAGCTTCCTCAGCTCTGTGTTGTCCTTGACCGTCATCAGCTCAAGGTCATACACGTCGTAGTTGAGGAAGTTGGCCATCGCAGCAATCATCGGGGACTTGCCGGTCCCTGACAGGCCGTAGAGAAGGTAGCCACGCTTCCACGCCTTGCCAATCCACTCATAGTACTCCTTCCTCGCTTGAACTTGAGAAGGTCGTTCATGATCTCCCTCTTCTTGCTCGGCTCCATCGCCAGGGTGTCAAAGGTCGAGGGGTGCTTGAACGTCACGTGGCTCCACTTGGTCGCCTTGTAGTAGTGCCAGTTCAAGCTCAGGTTGTTGGTGAAGAGCTTCCGCTCCCGGTTATTGGCCGCCACCGCCTTTCCCTTCGCCAGGACGTGCTTTACGTAAGACCCTGTGATCAAGTCCCGGTTGCTCCGGTGGTAGGTCAGACTATTAAACCTGGTGGCAAAAGCAATGACCATTGGTTTTGCTTGTTAGATCAGAGACAGGTCGAGTGTAGGCAAGACTTTCATCATTAGGAAAAAGAAACTCGTTTCACTTTATGTACGAAGTAAACGGATTTTCAaatctttgataaaatgaaacCATGTTGACGGACATATATACCCAGAAAGAGACGTGATCCCGACTTTAAATTGCGGAAATTAACATGTTAACCATAAATCCCGAAACCAAGCCTAGCGAGACAGGTGTTTATAAATTGGTATTTCCAACCTACACATTTTTTCAATGCACCTGCTTTCCTAAGATGAATTGTACAAGGAAAACGGGGAGCTCTGGGAGACGATCGGGCCTGACGGCCGCCGGAGCTTGACCCCTTCATATTCGTCGACGACCTCCTCGTTCTCGTCCATGCTGAGGACCAGCGATTTGCTGTCCTTGACAGAATCGGCCTTGAGCCGCTTGGCCCTGGCGGTGGAGTTCACATTCAGGTAGTTCTGGATCGCAGCGTAGACCTCACACCGCTCAAGCTGCTCGTCGGCAAACTCAGGGAACTTGATGTGGATGTACGGGTAGACGTAGCCCACGGCCTTGTGAGCATAGGCCTCGACATGCCTGCGGAGCTGGGGAGGGAAGTATTGCTTGAACATGGCCCACGCGAACATCAACCCGGCCATGGCCGAGTCAAGGTTGCTCCACATTTCTAATACTGTCGCCATGGTTTCAccacttttgtttgtttttctgtGGGctgaagagggagaggaaattCCAAAGTCCAGCTTTGTTGATTTTCCTTCGATGTTACGTGGAGGGCACGTGTTTATATGGAGAGTGATCTGAAGCTACTTGCTCATGCATGTGAAACTCCCCACCATTTCCTCGTCAAGTCAAGTTTGTCCGGCAGCAACTTTGACGGAGCCCGTGGTCGCCTTTTGTCTTCTCTCGCGTTTCACATTTAAGAACAAAAGATTCCGAGGGCCACATTCGTTTTTTGTTTGTGTGTTGCCAACCACTCTGGGGGTCCAGGCTGTTGAAGTGTCTCATTCCCCAAGACCAAAGTCACATCTCTTAAAACCGTCGAACAGATGGATCGGATTTTGAGTCAGGTTGTGTTAAAGAATGGTTTGATAATCCATTtccatacaatacaaatttagtaaCTCATAACCCACCCGACCTGactcatattattaaaacacttCCATATTTAACATAATCTAAGAAAATTTATACCGAAATTAATTGAGCCTGTCATCACCTTTTGTCTTCTCTCGCATTTCCAAACGAAAGATTTTGAGGACcacattcattttttgtttgtgtGTTGCCAACCACTCTGGGGGACCAAGTGTTTCATTCCCCAAGATTGAAGTCATGCCTCTTAGACCTGTCAAATAGGTGGATCAGATTAAATTTGGGTCGAGTTGGGTCGAGAATGATCCGATCCAAATAAACGTATTTAACCCATTTCCACAATGCAAATCTAAGTAACTCATACCCCACCCTAGCCGactcatattattaaaatacttccGTTTTTAACATAATCTATGAAAACTTATATCCACACTGAGGGGAGAGTGTGGAGCGAGCAAGTGTGAGATGGAGTGAGGgcagaaaaaaatgaagagagagtcATAGAAGTGTATTGAGTCTAATTAAGACGTAAACCTATTTATGACTCATATAGTGTCCATATTATGTTTAAACACATTTATGACCATTTAATTAATATAACTAACCCATTTAACCCTCATATGGATTAAGAGATGACGGGTCTACATTATCCATATATATAAGTGTAGGGTTGagtctgtcacgccccgaacctcgagcacgcgcacatcccactgcgatcgatagaaatgcgacttcccaggacacgtcgccgacccattctttttaattacacatgcggaagcggataaataatccccagacaaaactcaattgggatagaaaagcaagatcacattttcaaaaccaACCACTTACTttttatacatatcaaaccagTTCATTTACAAGACTAGGCTATTTACAAAAGATCTATAGAAGATCGGTCCTCAAAAACTAAGTTTGTCCTAAGATCGCCTAGACAGTCCATTCGCGCCTCTTCGCCGAGATCGGCGAAGTCAAAAAATCCTCTCGCCGACCCTCACCGGTCTACCAAAAAGCTCCGAGGATCCGCCATCTAGGAccgaaatattatcccacaaccggatgagacaatgtctcgcCGAGTCCTACCGTAAAACTCGATTAGAAGAAAATAAGCCCCAAggtgctctagccacacaaagagGATTGAGGACTTACTCGCTCACCCATTCCCGCACATCAGacatttcataattcaaccaAATCCGATCATTCACAATGATTCAAATCAATCATATTATCTATCTTTCCATACCGTCTATCAAACCAGTCATTAATACGACAAATGCTCTCCAAAGCTGTAATATATAGACGGTTGCTCGCTCAAGCTGTATAGATAGATAGCTCACCAAAGTCAGAATCGATATAATAGCTCACCAAAGTCAGAATCGTTATAATAGCTCGCCAAAGTCAGAATCGATATAATAGCTCTCAAAAGctgataattcaataataaactaatccatacttcaaataaatcaatcaataaaTCCCATCGATTCAAACTGGCCATACAAACCAATCACGGTGCTAGAAgctaacaccgggtattttcaagttaaatatcaaaacttctccaattttaTTCAATTCCTCACTTaggaataattaaccataatcatcatttccactcaatttctcaatttaacataTAATTAGCACAAAACCGACCGCACCGTCGCGATCGCGAtaaattctaacgaccggccatcccgcaaaattttcgaaattattaaataattaaatattatattataataatataatttaataaaataatatttataaaattcgaaataattatttaattaaaataattaattaggcttaaacaagattacactaatttaaacatacaattagccctaactaaacatccattaaactaatcatacaactaagctaatttacattaaaataatctaatctaaccacctaaacctaattagactaatctaaacaccccttaagcatgattaacttgctaagcgaggtttagaggataaactcaccggttttgcgcaccggtgagttcacggcgatcacgacaccaaggcggtcgataaaccccaaagcggcgacaccaacggaaGCCGGAAGACACCGAAAAACGGGTCTCAAGTCTGGAACTTCTTGCTGTCTTTCGCTTTCGATCCGGACTGAACGggcagagaagaaaccagcaacttcaacggcgaaaacgggccgacggagctccggcgagcgggtggttggcaaccggcaGCTCCGGGGTCAAGGAAATCTTATTGGaggttggtatgggtggaggtagggtagaaatggggagaaaatggcTGAAAACCGCGAAATGGGCGAAACAGCGGAACTAGGCGAGTCCAGACGGTCCGCAGCGGCGGCTGGGCGGCCGTAAGGGACGGCCGGAAAATCGTTCCTGGGCGAGCGGCTAGGTGCTCCGGAACGGTCTGGATGTCTTCTTCGCGGTGATGGGTGTCTCTGTTTGCTGATTCAACCGGAAAGTTAACTTTTACtcggatctttggcgaaaggtcggctggagcagaaactggaacgaggggaaaaacagaggaggaaatggGGTCCGATGGGCATGCGACCGTGGAGGGCTGATGCTGCTCGGTTCCTCTGGTTTTTGCTGAGCTTCTCCCCTTCAACAATAATGGAGAAAGCCTTGGATTAAGggagaagaagctgctgaagagtGGGGGTCTCCTCTTGGGCTCtctagagctcaacacttgccatcttctcattggctttgctcccaccatgacaccacatgacctcagccactctctctcctccaagcttcctctacaagcttggcaataggtgcaaaatgtggtgtgccatgggagctacgaattttgaacattcccccattcaatccattcaattctctcttaattccaatcaattgaagctcaattaaaccaacccatgtgtcctcggccttctcatgacatttcccgtcaaatgatccaacttgcattctgaagattcgattaaaaacggccctcgacaatctcgaacaaaacggccttactttgcttttccgccaaaaatctcggtttgtagaaaatcttcgaatatgagtcgacgttcctaaaatgaattgtgacatgccgtaaccttcaatttctgaatccgagtttaaaatcacggttaatttcaactcGGCGCGATTtgagcgcgtcctaatctaccggtagtttttaggaaattttcagtgcaattgacccgtggttgattattttcaagccacgaaataatcttcaacacattggcgactctcaattgtcgtgaaaatctcgaggtttcaaatacggacacgtgGTACCAAAACGACTGAATAATCGGTTCGGTGCCGGTCAACGAGGATACGAAatcggtggaatcacccacactctaattacATATCTCGCCCGAATCGACCTATTATCGATCTCTGTTCGATTTTGAtagtgtcgtaatgatccttgcagatttaTACGGTCGAGCAATCGGTtcatggtcaaattctcaagcctgttgcatttaaattccttaacggcttctcctgatagactagttatctcgtgagtgatcagctcggagaattgaactataagcgcgtcgatgaaaagtccgtctcatttaattgaaaacaaaattagaaatttgggatgtcacagagTCCACCTCTTGCAGGGCCGAactcatcatttaaaaaaacaattataaaagtaaagaaaaaaaaagatagagcAGATGTTCTTAATTgaggagagagatagagagcgAGTTGCtttgaggaggaggaaagacaATCTAAATTCGACTGTaaaattttgttgaaattggctgaaattttagtatgttaattCGTGAGATCAAGATCTACAAATTGACTTGTTTTGTTCAGAGAGatcatttttccaaattgtCTTTCGATTTTCTTTAGTAGGGTTAgatctttttattatttctttgagTTAATCTACCTTTACAGTGATGATACATTATTGTTTTGCTAATGTGAAGAGCCTATAGTTGTGTGACTAGACATGAATAATTGTTTACTGTTTTGGGGCTGCTATTGATGGAATATTGTGATTGGCTGCTGCTAGGCTTAATTTGATATTAGTTGGTCTAATTTTGGGAAAGATATTAATCCTGGACAGCTTAGCTTTAAAGAGTAAATCGTTGCCCTTTCTTCTCAACGATAAGTCAATAAGTCAATAGATGGAGTTCAGATTAAGTTCACCAGTTGCTGGGATGAAATCgtcaaaaaatgacaaattaaatGACTGGTGCAAAAAGCTCCACTTCAATGCCAAGCTGCTAATATGTG of the Eucalyptus grandis isolate ANBG69807.140 chromosome 10, ASM1654582v1, whole genome shotgun sequence genome contains:
- the LOC104428859 gene encoding AAA-ATPase ASD, mitochondrial-like codes for the protein MTAFETWSHLGSVLAGLMFAWAVFKQYFPPHLRMHIEAYAHKAVGHVYPYIQITFPEFAGERLERCEAYSAIQNYLSTSASARAKRLKAESVKDSQSLVLSMDENEEVVDEFEGVKLWWSSNLIVSQKPTFSVYPSPEDRRFYRLTFHRSHRDLITGSYIKHVLEKGKAVAADNRQRKLFTNNPSSNWGHYKASKWSHVVFEHPATFDTLAMEPSKKRQIMNDLLKFQQAKEYYARIGKAWKRGYLLYGPPGTGKSTMIAAMANFLNYDVYDLELTTVKDNTELRKLLIETSAKSIIVIEDIDCSLDLTGQRKTKKQEKDEDEEKADPVKRMVKGGNESKDSKVTLSGLLNFIDGLWSACGGERIIVFTTNYVEKLDPALIRRGRMDKHIEMSYCCYESFKVLVRNYLDVESHPLFATVRRLLEETKMTPADVAENLMPKSDDEDEEACLEGLIEALEKAKEDARKKSEEEEEEEKAAAAEAPAASAMTEKEEQQKLSEVKESDVR